The Plantactinospora sp. KBS50 sequence GCCGTCGACGGGGCTCGCGCTGAACGCCACCGTCGAGGGCAGCGGCAGCGGCAGCTTGAACGCCACGTCCACGGTGTACGCATCGGGCAGCCGACCGGCCAGCGCGGCCAGGCAGCGGGCCTTGCTCCACATGCCGTGCGCGATGGGCCGGGGGAAACCGAGCAGCCGGGCGCCGATCCGCCAGGTGTGGATCGGGTTGTGGTCCCCGGAGACCCGGGCGTAGCCGGTACCCACCCGCGGTTGCACCCGCCAGCGGGCGCCGGCCGGCGGCGGCGCCGGCCGGTCGCCCCGGTCGCGCCGGTCGCCCCGGTCGCCGCGCTCGGGCGCGCGCTCCCGGCTCAGGTACGTCGAGACGTCCTCCCAGACCGCCGCGCCGGCCACCGACGCCGTGGCCACCACGTCGAGCTGGCGGCCCCGGTCGTGCGGCCGCAGGTCGGCGGCGCGCACCGAGAGATCGAATCGTTCGCCCGCGTCCAGCGGCCGGTGCACGGTGATCCGGTTGGCCACATGTACCAGGCCGACCATCGGGAACGGGAAGTCCGGCGCGGTCATCAGCCGCAACGCCAGCGGGAACGCCATGATGTGCGGGTACGTCGCCGGCAGCCGGTCGCTCAACGGGAAGCCGCAGACCCGGTCGTAGTCGGCCAGCCGCTCCCGGTCGACCGCGACGTCCCGGACGAGCAGCTCGATGTCGGGCAGTTCGCCGGCCCGCCGGGCGCCGACGCCGGGCACCAGGGCCAGCGCCGCCCGCCGGTACAGCGGCCCGGCGGCGGGCATCCGGGGTAGCTCCAGGGTGGACATGGCGGCCTCCGTTCTCGTGTCTCGTCCCCCGCGCCGGCCGGTGCGGGTCAGGCGCCGAGCAGGCTCTGCCCGCAGACCCGGACGACGTTGCCGGTGACCCCGCCCGAGGCGGGGCTGGCGAACCAGGCGATGGTCTCGGCCACGTCCACCGGCAGGCCGCCCTGGGCCATGCTGTTCATCCGCCGGCCCGCCTCGCGCAGCATCATCGGGATCCGGGCGGTCAGCCGGGTCTCGATGAAGCCCGGCGCGACGGCGTTGACCGTGATCTGCCGCTCGGCCAGCACCGGGGCCAGCGACCGGACCAGGCCGATCACCCCGGCCTTGCTGGTGGCGTAGTTGGTCTGCCCCCGGTTGCCGGCGATGCCGGCGATCGAGGAGACGCCGATCAGCCGGCCGCCGGCCCGGATCAGGTCCCGGTCCAGCAGTACGTCGTTGATCCGCTCCTGGCTGGACAGGTTGACGTCCAGCACCGCGTCCCAGCGGGCCGGGTCCATCCGGCCCAGTGTCTTGTCCCGGGTGATCCCGGCGTTGTGCACCAGGACGTCGAGCTGGCCGTGCCGGTCGGCGACGTACCGGGCCAGCCGCTCCGGCGCGTCGGCACCGGTGAGGTCGAGCTGCACCGCCTCGCCGCCGATCGCGTTGGCGACCTGGGCCAACTCGTCGCCGGCGGCCGGGATGTCCAGGGCGATCACCCGGGCGCCGTCGCGGGCCAGCACCCGGGCCAGTTCGGCGCCGATGCCACGGGCCGCCCCGGTGACCAGCGCTACCCGGTCGGCCAGCGGCCGGTCCCAGTCCTGCGGGGCGCTGCCCGCGCCCGGACCGACCCGGACCACCTGGCCGGAGACGTACGCGGAGCGGCCGGAGAGCAGGAACCGCAGGGTGGACTCCAGGCTGACCGGGTCGGCATCCTGGTCGACGTAGACGAGTTGGCTGGTGGTGCCCCGGCCGAACTCCTTGCCGATGCTGCGGGTCAGCCCCTCCAGGGCGCGCTGCGCGGTCGCCTCCCGCGGGTTCGCGGCGACGTCCGGCGGGGTGCCCAGCACGATCACCCGGCCGGACGGGACCAGCCGTCGGGCGTACGGGTGGAAGAAGTCGTACAGGGCGCGCAGGCCGGTCGAGTCGGTGATGCCGGTGGCGTCGAAGACCAGCGCGGCGTACCGCTCGGTGCCGGCGGCGGCCTCGGCCTCGGCCTCGGCCCCGGTGCCGGTGCCGGTGCCGGCGGCGTCGGTGGCGATGGCCTCGGCGTCGGCCTCGGTGGTGGTGGCGTCGGTGGTGGCGGTCGCCGGCTCGCGCACCGCGACGCCTGCCGCCGCCAGCAGCTTGCCGACGGAGTCGTGCAGCCGGCCGCCGGCCGCCGCGCCGAGCAGCGCCGGGGCGGGCAGCAGCGGGTCGCCGGGGCGGTACCGGCGCAGCCGGGGCGGGTCGGGCAGGCCGAGCCGCTTGACGAAGGCGCGGCCGGGTCCGGAGTTGGCGAAGCTGGCGTACCGGTCGGTCATGGGTCGTAGCCTACTGACGAGTAGGTTCGATGCAAGCCCCGCGTCGCGAATCCGGCCCGGGTCGTCCTGTTCCCGACCCGGATGGTGGCGTAGCCTACTGACGAGTAGGTTCTCCGCGGGGGACCATCCGCCGGGGGAGTCACGAGACCAGGAGGCCGATCGTGCAGGACGTTCGCCGCGCCGCGGTGCTCGGAGGCAACCGGATCCCGTTCGCCCGCTCGAACGGCCGGTACGCGCGGGCATCGAACCAGGACATGCTCACCGCCGCGCTGGACGGGCTGGTCGCCCGGTTCGGCCTGGCCGGCCAGCGGGTCGGCGAGGTGGTCGCCGGGGCCGTGCTCAAGCACTCCCGCGACTTCAACCTGACCCGCGAGGTGGTGCTCGGCTCGCGGCTCGACCCGCACACCCCGGCGTACGACATCCAGCGGGCCTGCGGCACCGGGCTGGAGGCCGCGATCCTGGTCGCCAACAAGATCGCCCTCGGGCAGGTCGACGCCGGGATCGCCGGCGGGGTGGACACCACCTCGGACGCCCCGCTCGCGGTCAACGAGGACTTCCGGCGGACGCTGCTGCGGATCAACTCGGCGCGCTCCCTCGGCGCCCGGCTGCGTGCGGCCACCGCGCTGCGCCCGCACCACCCGTTCAAGCCGGAGGTCCCGCGCAACGCCGAACCGCGCACCGGGCTGTCCATGGGGGACCACGCGGCCGTCACCGCCCGCCGCTGGAACGTCGACCGGCAGGCCCAGGACGAGCTGGCGCTCGCCTCGCACCAGCGGCTCGCCGCCGCGTACCAGCGCGGGTTCTTCGACGACCTGCTCACCCCGTACCTCGGTCTGGAACGCGACCAGAACCTGCGCGCGGACACCAGCCTGGAGAAGCTCGGCGCGCTCAGGCCGGTCTTCGGCACCCGCGGCCCGGACGCCGGCACCGCCACCATGACGCCCGGGAACTCCTCGCCGCTCACCGACGGCGCCTCGACGGTGCTGCTCGGCTCCGCCGAGTGGGCGGCCGCGCACAACCTGCCGGTGCTGGCCTGGTTCCGCGACGCCGAGACCGCGGCGGTCGACTTCGTGCACGGCGACGAGGGGCTGCTGATGGCGCCCGCGTACGCGGTGCCGCGGCTGCTCGCCCGCAACGGGCTGACGTTGCAGGACTTCGACTTCTACGAGATCCACGAGGCGTTCGCGTCGCAGGTGCTGGCCACCCTCGCCGCCTGGGAGTCGCCGGAGTTCTGCAAGGAACGGCTCGGGCTGGACGCCCCGCTCGGCCCGATCGACCGGAGCCGGCTCAACGTGAACGGTTCGTCGCTGGCCGCCGGCCATCCGTTCGCCGCCACCGGCGGCCGGATCGTGGCCACCCTGGCTAAGCTGCTGGCTGAGAAGGGCAGTGGGCGAGGACTGATCTCCATCTGTGCCGCGGGCGGTCAGGGCGTGGTGGCCATCCTCGAACGCTGACCGCGAGCTGGGGGCGACCATGACCGGAACGGACAGCCACACCCTCGACGTGCCGGGCGCCGTGCTGCACTACGACCTGCACCCGGCGCAGCCGGCCGCGGCCGCCCAGCCGGGGACGCCGCCGTACGGGGCGCCCGCGCTGTTGATGATCGGATCGCCGATGACGGCGGCCGGGTTCACGAGCCTGGCCGCGCGCTTTCCGGACCGGACGGTGGTGACCTACGACCCGCGCGGGGTCGGCCGGAGCACCCGCACCGACCCGAGCGCCGAGACCACGCCCGAGCGGCATGCCGACGATCTGCACCGGATCATCTCCGCACTCGGCGCCGGTCCGGTCGACATCTTCGCCAGCAGCGGCGGCGCGGTCAACGCGCTGGTGCTGGTGGCCCGGCATCCGGAGCAGGTACGCGTGCTGGTCGCGCACGAGCCGCCGAGCGTGCCGGTGCTGCCGGACAGCGAGCCGGCGCACGCCGCCGTGCTGGACGTCCAGCGGACGTACCAGCGGGACGGCTTCGGCGCGGCGATGGTCAAGTTCATGGCGCTGTCCTCCTGGCAGGGCGAGGTCCCGGCGGACTTCGCCGACCGTCCCACGCCGGATCCCACGTCCTTCGGGCTGCCGGCCGACGACGGCTCCCGTGACGACGCCCTGTTCGCCGGGAACCTGGTGAGCTGCACGCAGCAGCGACCCGACTTCGACGCGTTGCGCGCGGCGTCGACCCGCGTGGTGCTCGCGGCCGGTGTGGAGTCGGCGGGCCAACTCGCCGCCCGCGCCGCCGCCGCGATCGCCGAGCGGCTCGGCACCGGCGCCGTCGAGTTCCCGAGCAACCACGGCGGTTTCCTCGGCGGCGAGTTCGGCATGCACGGCGACCCCGACGGCTTCGCCGCCACCCTGCGCGAGGTGCTGGCCGGCCGGTCCTGAGCCGGCGGGTTCCGAGCCGTCCGGTCCCGAGCCGGCGGGTTCCGAGCCGTCCGGTCGTGAGCCGTCCGGTCCCGAGCCGGTCCTACTGGCCGCGGGACGGCCGTACGCTGCGCGGCGGGCTCGGGGTGATGGAGATGATGCGGCTGCGGGTGGGCGTCGGCAGCGGGGTCGGGCTGGTGCTCGCGCAGGGCTGCTCGTCGCAGGTCGGCTCGGGCTCACTCGGGCTCGGCCCGGGCGTGGTCGCGCTCGGTTCGACGGGGCTCGGCGTCGGCGACGGCGGCGACGGGCTGGGCTCCGGCGCGTCGTTCGGGAACTTCGGCTCCTTGAACCGGTACCTGTCCGGATCGAGCTTGAGCGCGGCCGTCGCCTGCTCCATGAACTGCCGCCAGATCGGTGCCGGCCCGGTCGCGCCGTACACCTCGTAGCTGCCGTCCCTGGTCTTCAGCGGCTTGCCGTCGGTGGTGCCCAGCCAGACCGCGGCGGCCAGCGCACCGGTGTAGCCGACCATCCAGGTGTGCACGTTCTGGGTGGTGCTCTGGCCGGCCTGCCAGGTGCCGGTCTTGCCGGCCGAGTCCCAGCCGTTGCCCAGCTTGGCCGCCCGGACCCGCCGCAGCGTCCAGTTGAGCTGGTTGACCGCCTCGTCGTCGAGCCCGAGGTCGGTCTGCGTCAGCTGCTCGTCGAAGATATGCTCGTCGTCCTTCTCCACCGACCGGACGAAGTGCGCGTCGGCGCGCTTGCCGCCGGCCGCGAACGTCGCCATCCCGTTGGCGTGGTCCTGCACGGTGATGCCGTACTGGCCGATGCCGACCTCGGTGCTGAACTGCTTCGCCGTCTCCGCGGCCGGCTGGTCACGCAACGGCACCCGCTTCGGCTGCGGGTCGCCCGGCAGGTCGCGCCACATCGAGTCAACCCCGGCCCGGGTGGCCATGTCGATCACCTTGGCCTTGCCGAGCTGCTCGGTCAGCTCGAAGTAGGTGACGTTCAACGAGGCGACGGTGGCCTCCCAGAGCGCGCAGTTCGGCTGGCAGGCGGCATGCTCGGCGTTGCGGATCGGGCCGGCGGCGCTGCCCTTCGTGCGGCCCGACCCGGGGAACTCCTTGGTGTCCGGGGAGTTGAAGCGCTGCTTCACCGAGATGCCGTCCTGCACGGCGGCGGCCAGGTCGTACACCTTGAACGACGACCCGGGCGGATGCTGGCCGAAGCCGCGGGCCGCGCCGTTCTCGTCGTAGTACCACCCGGCGTAGTCGGCGCCGGTGCCGGAGCTTCCGCCGTAGTAGCCCAGCACCCGTCCGGTGCCCGGCTGCACCGCCACCAGCGCGGCCTGCCAGTTCTTCGGCTGGCCGCGCACCTGCGCGGGCGCGCTGTCGCGGCGGATGTCGGCGGACGCCTCCGCGACGTCCTGGACCCGCTTGTCGATCGTGGTCACGATCTTGAAGCCGCCGTTCGGCAGGTAGTCGGCGGGCTTGCCCTGGAACGGCTCGACCTGCCGCAGCTCGCTGAGCACGTGCTTCACCACGAGCCCGGTCGGCCGGTCCAGGCCGGACTGCCCCGCGTCGGGGTCGAACGGCTTCACGGTGTCCGGATAGGCCAGTTCGGCCGCCTGGTCCGGGGTCAGGTAGTTCAGCTTCACCATCCCGTCGCGGATGTAGTTCCACCTGTTGATCGAGTTCTGCCGGGCCAGCGGGTTGCGGCGCGGGTCGTACCCGGGCTCGCCGTCGGGGTCCTCCGGATTGGCCTCCGGCTGCTTGACCATCGCGCACAGCACCATCGCCTCGGCCACCGTCAGTTGGCGGTCGGCCGGCGCGTCGCGGCGCACGGTCTTGCCGAAGTACGCCTGCGCCGCGGCCTCGATCCCGTACGCGCCGCGCCCGAACGGCACGGTGTTCAGGTAGAAGCCGAGGATCTCCTGCTTGCTGTACGCGTCGTCCAGCTTCCACGCGATGACCGCCTCGCGCAGCTTGCGGGAGTAGGTGACGCCCTTGAGGTCGGCGGCCACCCGGGCGTACTGCTGGGTGATCGTGGAGGCGCCCTGCCGTTGCCCGCCGGTCAGGTTCGACCAGGCGGCCCGCAGGACGCCGGAGAAGTCGATGCCCGGGTTCCGCCAGAACGTGCGGTCCTCGGCGGCCACGATGGCCTGCTTGGGGGCGTCGTTCATCTGGTCGTACGGCACGATCGTGCGGTTCTCGGAGCCGAGCGTCGCCATCGGGGTCCGGCCGTCGCTGTAGTAGACGGTGGTCGACTCCGGCAGCCGCAGGTCGACGGGCGTGGGCACACTGTCCACGTAGTAGATCCCGCCGATCAGGCCGAACCCGGCGAGGACCGCGAGCACCGCCAGGCCGACCAGCAGGCGCCGGCGCCAGCGGTGGTCGCGGGGCGCCGCGGGTGGGCGGGATGCGCCGGCCGCCGGGCGGGGTACGCCGGCCGCGGGGCGGATCATGCCGGCTGCGGGGCGGGATGCGCCGGCTGCGGGGCGGGATGCGCCGGCTGCCGGGCGTGGTGTGCCGGCGGGCTGCCGCGGTGTGCCGGCGGCGCTGTCGTGGGGACCGGTGGAAGGCACCCGTACATGGTGACGGCTGCCGGGCGTCCGCGCCCGTTACCCGGCGGCCGATCTGCCGAATCTTCCGCGACCGGCCGGCCGGCTGGTCCGCCGGACCACCCTCAAATAATTGTTTGACAGTTCCTCGCGGAGGTGTCAACCTCCAAACATGTCTTTGGGAGATGGGTCGGACGGGAATCACCCGGCCGGCACGCCGCAGGAGAGCACCATCCGGCTGCGGGCACTGGCGCATCCGGTCCGGCTGCGCATCCTCTCGCTGCTCACCGGCGCGCCGCTGACCGCCGCCGAGGTGGCCCGGGAACTCGACCTGACGCACGCCAACGCGAGCTACCACCTGCGTCAACTGCTCGCCGCCGGCGCCATCGTGGTCACCGCGCAGGAGCGCATCCGGGGCGGCGCGGCCAAGCGCTACCGGTACGACCCGGACCGCGACCGCGACCGCGAGCGCGACGAGCGGGCGAAACACGACCACCAGGGTCAGCGGGTGGTGTACGAGGCGGTGTCCACTGAACTGCGCCGCCGGGCCGAGCACCGTCGGGCCGGCGGCACGGGTCACCTCGCCGACGCCGAACTGTGGGTCGACCCCGAGGTCTGGGCCGAGGTACGCGAGCAGGTCGCCGACGCGATGGTGCGGTTGCACCGGGCCGCCCGGGCGCCCCGGTCGCCGGGAACGACGCACGTCAACGCCACGGTTGCGCTCTTCGAGATGGAGGACTGATGTTCGCCCCGCTGCGGTACGCCGCGTTCCGCTACCTGGCCCTCGGCCGGATGATCAACGTGCTGGGCAACGCCGTGGCGCCGATCGCGCTGGCCTTCGCCGTACTCGATCTCACCGGCTCGGTGCGCGACCTGGGGCTGGTGGTCGGCGCCCGGTCCCTGATGAACGTGATCTTCGTGCTCTTCGGCGGCGTGCTGGCCGACCGGTTGCCCCGTCGGGTGGTGCTGGTCGGCTCCAACGCGCTCGGCGCGCTCACCCAGGGGATCGTGGCGGCGCTCGTGCTCACCGGCACCGCGTCGATCCCGCTGCTGCTGGCGCTGAGCGCCGCGAACGGGCTGGTCAGCGCCCTCGCCCAGCCGGCGTCGGCCGCGCTCACCCCGCAGACCGTGCCCGGGGAGCTGATCCAGCCGGCCAACGCGATCAACCGGCTCGGCATCAACACCGCGATGATCAGCGGTGCCGCGGTCGGCGGCATCCTGGTCGCGGCCGTCGGCCCGGGCTGGGGACTGGCCGCCGACGCCGTGACGTTCGGGCTCTCCGCGCTGGCGTTCGTGCGGATCCGCGTACCGTCCGTGGTGACCGACCCGGGCGGCGCGCGCCGGAGCGTCCTGGCCGACCTGCGGGTGGGCTGGTCGGAGTTTTCCGGCCGGACCTGGCTCTGGGCGGTGGTGCTGGGCTTCATGGTGCTCAACGCGAGCCTCGCGGGCGGGGTCAACGTGCTCGGGCCGGCGGTGGCCGACGAGACGGTGGGCCGCAGCGCCTGGGGACTGGTGCTCGCCGCCGAGGCCGCCGGCATGATCGTGGGCGGCCTGGTGGCGCTGCGGGTACGGGTGCGCCGGCTGCTGCGGTTCGGGGTCGCCTGCATGTTCGCCGAGGCGCTGCTGCTGCTCGGCCTGGCCCTGGCGCCTCGGGTGTTCGTGCTGGTGCCGGCCGCGATGATCGTGGGGATGGCGGTGGAGCAGTTCGCGGTGGCCTGGGAGACCTCGATGGCCCAGCACATCCCGCCGGACCGGCTGGCCCGGGTCTACTCGTACGACATGCTGGGCTCGTTCGTCGCGATCCCGCTGGGGCAGGTCGTCGTCGGACCCGCCGCGGCGGTCTTCGGGAACCGCGACACGCTGCTCGGCGCGGCCGTCCTGGTGGTCCTCTCGGTGCTCGGCATGCTGGCGAGCCGGGACGTCCGGCGACTTCCGGCCGGCGCCCCGGCGACCGGGAAGCCGACGGGCGACGGGCCGGCGGGCGACGGGCGGGTAGGGGGCGAACCGGTGGGTGGGCTGCCGGCCACGGCGGCCGGCCCGGAGCGGGCCGGCGCGGTCCCCGTCGCGGCCGACCCGGCATAGCCCTCCCCCGGGGCGTGCCTCCTGGATCTCCGGCTCCGCGGCGACCCAGGAGGCACACCCTACAATCGGCAGCCGTGACCGCGATTCCGAACGTCCTGGCCGCCCGTTACGCATCACCTGAGCTGGCCGCGCTCTGGTCCCCGGAGGAGAAGATCCGGATGGAGCGCCGGCTGTGGGTGGCGGTGCTGCGGGCGCAGCGCGACCTCGGGGTGCCGGTCCCGGACGGCGTCGTCGAGGCGTACGAGCGGGTGCTGGACCAGGTCGACCTGGCGTCGATCGCGGAGCGGGAGCGGGTCACCCGGCACGACGTGAAGGCGCGGATCGAGGAGTTCAGCGCGCTGGCCGGGTACGAACACGTGCACAAGGGGATGACCTCCCGGGACCTGACCGAGAACGTCGAGCAGCTCCAGGTCCGGGCGTCGCTGGAGCTGATCCGGGACCGGGTGGTGGCGGCGCTGGCCCGGTTGGCCTGGCTCGCGCACGAGCACTCCGCCCTGGTCATGGCCGGCCGGTCGCACAACGTGGCGGCCCAGGCGACCACGCTGGGCAAGCGGTTCGGTTCGGCGGCCGAGGAACTGCTCATCGCGTACGAGCGGCTGGCCGACCTGCTCGGCCGCTACCCGCTGCGCGGCATCAAGGGGCCGGTGGGTACCGCCGCCGACCAGCTCGACCTGTTCGACGGCGACGCCGACAAGGTCGCCGAGCTGGAACGGCGGGTCGCCGGACACCTCGGCTTCTCCCGGGTGCTGAACAGCGTGGGGCAGGTCTACCCGCGCTCGCTGGACCTGGACGTGCTGTCGGCGCTGGCGCAGACCGCCGCGGCGCCGTCGTCGCTGGCCACCACCATCCGGCTGATGGTCGGGCAGGAACTGGTCACCGAGGGCTTCCGGCCGGGCCAGGTGGGTTCCAGCGCGATGCCGCACAAGATGAACACCCGCTCCTCGGAGCGGGTCAACGGGCTGGCCGTGGTGATCCGCGGCTACCTGTCGATGGTGGGCGAGCTGGCCGGCGACCAGTGGAACGAGGGCGACGTGTCCTGTTCGGTGGTGCGCCGGGTGGCGCTGCCGGACGCGTTCTTCGCCGCCGACGGGCTGTTCCAGACCTTCCTGACGGTGCTGGACGAGTTCGGGGCGTACCCGGCGGTGATCGCCCGGGAGTTGGACCGCTACCTGCCGTTCCTGGCCACCACCAGGATCCTGGTCGGCGCGGTGCGCCGGGGCGTCGGCCGGGAGGTCGCGCACGAGGTGATCAAGGAGCACGCGGTGGCCGTGGCGCTGGCCATGCGGGAGAAGGGCACGGTCGAGAACGACCTGTTCGACCGGCTGGCCGCCGACGGACGGCTGGGCCTGTCCCGGGCCGAGATCGACGAGCTGGTGGCGGATCAGTCGGCCTTCATCGGGGTGGCCCGCGACCAGGTGGACGCCGTCACCCGGCGGATCTCCGAGGTGGTCACCGCCCACCCCGAGGCCGCCGCCTACAGCCCGCCGCCGATCCTCTGACCGGCTGCCGGCTGCCGGCTGCCGGATGGCCGATGCCGGATGGCGGATGGCGGGTCGCCGGTCGCCGCCGCCGGCTGGTGATCAGTCGGGCCGGGTGGGTGTCTCTCCGGCGGTACGCAGGTTCGGCGCGCTCGGCGCCTCGGCGATAGCGCCCGAGTCGATGGGTTCGGCCGGGTGCGCGGTCTCGGCGGCCACCAGCGGCTGGTCCGGTGCCGGTGCGGCCGGGGACCGGTAGGCGACCACGGCGGTGCCGTAGGCGCACACCTCCATCCACATCTCGCCCACCTCGCGGTGCTCGAACCGCATCCCGAGCACCGCGTTGGCGCCGAGCCGCCGGGCCTCCTCGCCGAGCCGGGCGACGGCATCGGTGCGCCACCGGGTCAGGTTCTCCGGCGCCGCCGGGTCGTAGGCACCGCCGCGCAGGCTCTTCACCCCCTCCCGGTAGACGTTCCGGGTCCGGGCCTGGGAGGAGACGACCTGGCCGAGGACTTCGCGGATCTCGTACCCCGGGAGGTGGTCCATCGTCACGACCAGCACGGTTTCGATGCTCGCAGACCGGGTCGGCGGTATTTGCGAAGCATGTTCACGTGGCCGCATGCTGCAAAACCGGCGTCCCCGGACAAGACGCGCCGGACCTCCGGTACCGCGCAAGAGGCGACAGTCCGGCGCTAACCGCTCAGCCGGCCGGCGGCCCTCGAACGCCCCCTGTGGACAGCGTGACGCGCCGCTTGCGCAGGGTGTCGTCTATCGATGAAGACAAGTTATCCACAGGGTTGTCCACAGGCTGCCGGGTGGTGCGTGGTTGGGCGCTCCTGCCAGGTAGGCTGGGGCGCGCTCGGCCCGTTGGGGGCCGGCATCCGCGCTGCCCCAACCCGTCAGGAGTGCCCCGTGCCTCGCGTCGTGGTCGACGTCATGCTCAAGCCGGAGATCCTCGACCCGCAGGGTCAGGCCGTCGCTAACGCGCTGCCCAGCCTCGGTGTCAACGATGTGGCGTCGGTGCGGATCGGCCGGCGCATCGAGCTGGAGTTCACCGGTCAACCCGACCTTGATCAGGTGCGCTCGCTCGCCGACAAGCTGCTCGCCAACCCCGTGATCGAGGACTTCACGGTGCGGGTGGCGGAGCCCGGCGAGGCCGCGGTGACGCCATGAGCCCGCGCATCGGTGTGGTGACCTTTCCCGGTTCCCTCGATGACGGCGACGCGGCCCGGGCGGTGCGGATCGCCGGCGCCGAGGCGGTCCGGCTCTGGCACGCCGATCCCGAGCTGCACGGCGTGGATGCGGTGGTGCTGCCCGGCGGCTTCTCGTACGGGGACTACCTGCGGTGCGGCGCCATCGCCCGGTTCGCGCCGGTGATGCGCACGCTTGTCGACGCCGCCCGCGACGGCCTGCCGGTGCTCGGCGTCTGCAACGGCTTCCAGATCCTCTGCGAGGCGCACCTGCTGCCCGGCGCGCTCACCCGCAACGGGCACCTGCACTTCCGCAACCGCGACCAGGTGCTGCGCGTCGAGGCCAACGGCACCGCGTGGACCAACGCGTTCCACCCCCAGCAGGAGATCCTGATCCCGGTGAAGAACGGCGAGGGCCGGTACGTCGCCGATGAGCGGACCCTGGACGAGTTGGCGGCGCAGGGCCGGATCGTCGCCCGCTACCTGGGGGAGAACCCGAACGGCTCGCAGCGGGACATCGCGGCGATCTCCAACGAGGCCGGCAACGTGGTCGGCATCATGCCGCACCCGGAACACGCCGTCGAGGAGCTGACCGGGCCGTCGCTGGACGGGCTCGGCTTCTTCACGTCGATTCTCAAGCACCTGGCGGGAGCGCCGGCATGACGATCCAGTCCGACGCG is a genomic window containing:
- the purB gene encoding adenylosuccinate lyase, with protein sequence MTAIPNVLAARYASPELAALWSPEEKIRMERRLWVAVLRAQRDLGVPVPDGVVEAYERVLDQVDLASIAERERVTRHDVKARIEEFSALAGYEHVHKGMTSRDLTENVEQLQVRASLELIRDRVVAALARLAWLAHEHSALVMAGRSHNVAAQATTLGKRFGSAAEELLIAYERLADLLGRYPLRGIKGPVGTAADQLDLFDGDADKVAELERRVAGHLGFSRVLNSVGQVYPRSLDLDVLSALAQTAAAPSSLATTIRLMVGQELVTEGFRPGQVGSSAMPHKMNTRSSERVNGLAVVIRGYLSMVGELAGDQWNEGDVSCSVVRRVALPDAFFAADGLFQTFLTVLDEFGAYPAVIARELDRYLPFLATTRILVGAVRRGVGREVAHEVIKEHAVAVALAMREKGTVENDLFDRLAADGRLGLSRAEIDELVADQSAFIGVARDQVDAVTRRISEVVTAHPEAAAYSPPPIL
- a CDS encoding YbjQ family protein; translated protein: MRPREHASQIPPTRSASIETVLVVTMDHLPGYEIREVLGQVVSSQARTRNVYREGVKSLRGGAYDPAAPENLTRWRTDAVARLGEEARRLGANAVLGMRFEHREVGEMWMEVCAYGTAVVAYRSPAAPAPDQPLVAAETAHPAEPIDSGAIAEAPSAPNLRTAGETPTRPD
- the purS gene encoding phosphoribosylformylglycinamidine synthase subunit PurS; translated protein: MPRVVVDVMLKPEILDPQGQAVANALPSLGVNDVASVRIGRRIELEFTGQPDLDQVRSLADKLLANPVIEDFTVRVAEPGEAAVTP
- the purQ gene encoding phosphoribosylformylglycinamidine synthase subunit PurQ, with the translated sequence MSPRIGVVTFPGSLDDGDAARAVRIAGAEAVRLWHADPELHGVDAVVLPGGFSYGDYLRCGAIARFAPVMRTLVDAARDGLPVLGVCNGFQILCEAHLLPGALTRNGHLHFRNRDQVLRVEANGTAWTNAFHPQQEILIPVKNGEGRYVADERTLDELAAQGRIVARYLGENPNGSQRDIAAISNEAGNVVGIMPHPEHAVEELTGPSLDGLGFFTSILKHLAGAPA